The following are encoded in a window of Pseudomonas sp. St316 genomic DNA:
- the rplL gene encoding 50S ribosomal protein L7/L12, translating to MSISQEDILNAVAEMSVLQVVELIKAFEEKFGVSAAAASAGPAAAAAVVEEQTEFNVMLTEAGEKKVNVIKAVRELTGLGLKEAKAVVDGAPAMVLEAVAKDAADKAKATLEEAGAKVELK from the coding sequence ATGTCTATCTCCCAAGAAGATATCCTCAACGCCGTAGCTGAAATGTCCGTTCTGCAGGTTGTTGAGCTGATCAAAGCTTTCGAAGAAAAATTCGGCGTTTCCGCTGCCGCTGCTTCCGCCGGTCCAGCTGCTGCTGCTGCCGTTGTTGAAGAGCAAACCGAATTCAACGTCATGCTGACCGAAGCTGGCGAGAAGAAAGTAAACGTGATCAAGGCAGTACGTGAACTGACCGGTCTGGGCCTGAAAGAAGCCAAGGCTGTAGTTGACGGCGCTCCTGCCATGGTTCTGGAAGCTGTTGCCAAAGACGCAGCTGACAAAGCCAAGGCCACTCTGGAAGAAGCAGGCGCTAAAGTCGAGCTGAAGTAA
- the rplJ gene encoding 50S ribosomal protein L10 yields the protein MAINLEDKKAIVAEVNEAAKVALSAVVADARGVTVGAMTGLRKEAREAGVYVRVVRNTLLKRAVAGTEYSVLNDVFTGPTLIAFSKEHPGAAARLFKEFAKGQDKFEIKAAAFEGKFLAANQIDVLATLPTRDEAISQLMSVIQGATSKLARILAAVREQKEAAAA from the coding sequence GTGGCAATTAATCTCGAAGACAAGAAGGCCATCGTCGCTGAAGTCAACGAGGCTGCCAAAGTCGCTCTGTCCGCTGTCGTGGCTGATGCCCGTGGCGTAACAGTAGGCGCAATGACCGGACTCCGTAAAGAGGCTCGTGAAGCTGGCGTTTACGTACGTGTTGTACGTAACACCCTGCTCAAGCGCGCTGTTGCTGGCACTGAATACAGTGTTCTCAACGACGTGTTCACCGGCCCGACCCTGATCGCGTTCTCCAAGGAACATCCAGGCGCTGCTGCCCGTTTGTTCAAGGAATTCGCCAAGGGTCAGGACAAGTTCGAGATCAAGGCAGCTGCGTTCGAGGGCAAGTTCCTCGCAGCTAATCAGATCGATGTACTGGCAACACTGCCGACCCGCGACGAAGCCATTTCGCAGCTGATGAGCGTGATTCAAGGCGCTACCAGCAAGCTGGCTCGTATTCTGGCTGCAGTTCGCGAGCAAAAAGAAGCTGCCGCAGCCTAA
- the rplA gene encoding 50S ribosomal protein L1, whose translation MAKLTKRQKAIAGKIEAGKAYNFVDAAALLAELSTVKFSESFDVAVNLGVDPRKSDQVVRSATVLPHGTGKTVRVAVFTQGPAAEAALAAGADRVGMDDLAAEMKGGDLNYDVVIASPDAMRVVGQLGQILGPRGLMPNPKVGTVTPDVATAVKNAKAGQVRYRTDKNGIIHTSVGKIGFDAVKLKENVEALIADLKRIKPASSKGIYVKRVTLSTTMGPGLVIDQSSLDA comes from the coding sequence ATGGCTAAGCTGACCAAGCGTCAAAAGGCTATCGCCGGCAAAATCGAAGCAGGCAAGGCCTACAACTTTGTAGACGCCGCCGCTCTGCTGGCTGAGCTGTCGACTGTCAAGTTCAGCGAGTCGTTCGACGTTGCTGTAAACCTGGGCGTTGACCCACGTAAATCCGACCAGGTCGTTCGTAGCGCTACCGTGCTGCCACACGGCACTGGCAAGACCGTTCGTGTAGCTGTCTTCACCCAGGGCCCAGCAGCTGAAGCTGCTCTGGCTGCTGGTGCTGATCGCGTTGGCATGGACGATCTGGCTGCTGAAATGAAGGGCGGCGACCTGAACTATGACGTAGTGATCGCATCCCCGGATGCCATGCGCGTTGTAGGCCAGTTGGGTCAGATCCTCGGTCCACGTGGTCTGATGCCTAACCCTAAAGTCGGCACCGTAACGCCAGACGTAGCCACCGCGGTTAAAAACGCCAAGGCTGGTCAGGTTCGTTATCGCACCGACAAAAACGGCATCATTCACACTTCCGTTGGCAAGATCGGCTTCGATGCCGTCAAGCTGAAGGAAAACGTTGAAGCCCTGATCGCTGATCTGAAGCGCATCAAGCCAGCTTCTTCGAAAGGTATCTACGTCAAGCGCGTTACCCTGAGCACCACTATGGGCCCAGGTCTGGTTATCGATCAGAGCTCGCTCGACGCGTAA
- the rplK gene encoding 50S ribosomal protein L11, with protein sequence MAKKITAYIKLQVKAAQANPSPPVGPALGQHGVNIMEFCKAFNARTQGLEPGLPTPVIITVYSDRSFTFETKSTPASVLLKKAAGLTSGSARPNTVKVGTVTRAQLEDIAKTKNADLTAADMDAAVRTIAGSARSMGLNVEGV encoded by the coding sequence ATGGCCAAGAAAATTACCGCTTACATCAAGCTGCAAGTGAAGGCCGCTCAGGCTAACCCAAGCCCACCTGTTGGTCCTGCCCTGGGTCAGCACGGCGTGAACATCATGGAATTCTGCAAGGCCTTCAACGCCCGTACTCAGGGTCTTGAGCCAGGTCTGCCGACTCCAGTGATCATCACTGTCTACAGCGACCGTAGCTTCACTTTCGAAACAAAAAGCACCCCTGCTTCGGTTCTGCTGAAGAAGGCTGCAGGTTTGACCAGCGGTTCCGCTCGTCCAAACACCGTTAAGGTTGGCACCGTTACCCGTGCTCAGCTGGAAGATATCGCGAAAACCAAAAACGCGGATCTGACTGCAGCTGATATGGATGCAGCCGTGCGTACTATCGCCGGTTCTGCTCGTAGCATGGGCCTTAACGTGGAGGGTGTGTAA
- the nusG gene encoding transcription termination/antitermination protein NusG, whose amino-acid sequence MAKRWYVVHAYSGYEKHVMRSLVERVKLAGMEDGFGEILVPTEEVVEMRNGQKRKSERKFFPGYVLVQMDMNEGTWHLVKDTPRVMGFIGGTADKPAPITDKEAEAILRRVADGSDKPKPKTLFEPGEVVRVTDGPFADFNGTVEEVNYEKSRIQVAVLIFGRSTPVELEFSQVEKV is encoded by the coding sequence GTGGCTAAGCGTTGGTACGTTGTGCATGCTTACTCGGGTTACGAGAAGCATGTTATGCGCTCGCTGGTAGAGCGCGTAAAGCTGGCTGGCATGGAAGATGGCTTTGGCGAGATTCTGGTCCCCACTGAAGAAGTGGTTGAGATGCGTAATGGCCAGAAACGCAAAAGTGAACGTAAGTTCTTTCCGGGCTACGTGCTGGTACAGATGGATATGAACGAAGGGACTTGGCACTTGGTCAAGGATACCCCTCGGGTGATGGGCTTCATTGGCGGTACCGCCGACAAGCCTGCGCCGATCACAGATAAAGAAGCGGAAGCAATTCTGCGTCGTGTCGCTGATGGTAGCGACAAGCCGAAGCCGAAGACACTGTTTGAACCAGGTGAAGTTGTACGTGTCACCGACGGTCCATTCGCTGATTTCAATGGCACGGTTGAAGAAGTTAACTACGAAAAGAGCCGGATCCAAGTGGCAGTGCTCATTTTCGGTCGCTCTACTCCGGTAGAGCTAGAGTTCAGTCAGGTCGAAAAGGTCTGA
- the secE gene encoding preprotein translocase subunit SecE, whose product MTPKAEAQGSRFDLLKWLVVVALVVIGVVGNQYYSASPILYRVLALLAIAAVAAFVGLQTAKGKSFFVLAKEARTEIRKVVWPTRQETTQTTLIVVAVVLVMALLLWGLDSLLGWLVSLIVG is encoded by the coding sequence ATGACTCCTAAAGCTGAAGCTCAAGGCTCTCGCTTCGATCTGCTCAAGTGGCTAGTGGTAGTCGCTTTGGTGGTTATTGGCGTTGTTGGCAATCAGTATTATTCTGCTTCGCCGATCCTGTACCGCGTACTTGCATTGCTCGCCATTGCTGCTGTTGCTGCCTTTGTAGGCCTGCAGACAGCCAAGGGCAAGTCTTTCTTTGTACTCGCTAAGGAAGCTCGCACTGAGATTCGTAAAGTCGTATGGCCGACTCGCCAAGAAACCACGCAGACCACGTTGATCGTTGTGGCTGTTGTTCTGGTAATGGCGTTGCTGTTGTGGGGGCTCGATTCCCTGCTCGGCTGGCTTGTTTCCTTGATTGTTGGCTAA
- the tuf gene encoding elongation factor Tu, with translation MAKEKFERNKPHVNVGTIGHVDHGKTTLTAALTRVCSEVFGSAKVDFDKIDSAPEEKARGITINTAHVEYDSAVRHYAHVDCPGHADYVKNMITGAAQMDGAILVCSAADGPMPQTREHILLSRQVGVPYIVVFLNKADMVDDAELLELVEMEVRDLLSTYDFPGDDTPIIIGSALMALNGQDDNEMGTTAVKKLVETLDSYIPEPERAIDKPFLMPIEDVFSISGRGTVVTGRVERGIVRIQEEVEIVGLRDTQKTTCTGVEMFRKLLDEGRAGENCGVLLRGTKRDDVERGQVLVKPGTVKPHTKFTAEVYVLSKEEGGRHTPFFKGYRPQFYFRTTDVTGNCELPEGVEMVMPGDNIQMTVTLIKTIAMEDGLRFAIREGGRTVGAGVVAKVIE, from the coding sequence ATGGCTAAGGAAAAGTTCGAACGTAATAAGCCGCACGTCAACGTTGGTACCATTGGTCACGTTGACCACGGTAAAACCACGCTGACCGCTGCTCTGACCCGCGTCTGCTCCGAGGTTTTCGGTTCGGCCAAGGTTGACTTCGACAAGATCGACAGCGCCCCGGAAGAGAAAGCTCGCGGTATCACCATCAACACCGCTCACGTTGAATACGATTCGGCCGTGCGTCACTACGCACATGTTGACTGCCCAGGTCACGCCGACTACGTAAAAAACATGATCACTGGTGCTGCGCAGATGGATGGCGCGATCCTGGTTTGCTCGGCCGCTGATGGTCCGATGCCGCAAACCCGTGAGCACATCCTGCTGTCCCGTCAGGTAGGCGTTCCGTACATCGTTGTCTTCCTGAACAAGGCTGACATGGTTGACGACGCTGAGCTGCTGGAACTGGTTGAGATGGAAGTGCGCGATCTGTTGAGCACTTACGATTTCCCAGGTGATGACACTCCGATCATCATTGGTTCGGCTCTGATGGCTCTGAACGGCCAAGACGACAACGAAATGGGCACCACTGCTGTGAAGAAGCTGGTGGAAACTCTGGATAGCTACATTCCAGAGCCAGAGCGTGCTATCGACAAGCCGTTCCTGATGCCAATTGAAGACGTGTTCTCGATCTCCGGTCGCGGTACTGTTGTGACTGGTCGTGTTGAGCGTGGCATCGTCCGCATCCAGGAAGAAGTTGAGATCGTCGGTCTGCGCGATACTCAGAAAACGACCTGCACCGGCGTTGAAATGTTCCGCAAGCTGCTCGACGAAGGTCGTGCTGGCGAGAACTGCGGCGTGCTGCTGCGCGGCACCAAGCGTGACGACGTTGAGCGTGGCCAGGTTCTGGTCAAGCCAGGCACTGTCAAGCCGCACACCAAGTTCACAGCAGAAGTTTACGTTCTGAGCAAGGAAGAAGGCGGTCGTCATACTCCGTTCTTCAAAGGCTACCGTCCACAGTTCTACTTCCGTACAACTGACGTGACCGGTAACTGCGAGCTGCCAGAAGGCGTTGAAATGGTAATGCCAGGTGACAACATTCAGATGACTGTTACCCTGATCAAGACCATTGCGATGGAAGATGGTCTGCGTTTCGCTATCCGTGAAGGCGGTCGTACCGTCGGCGCTGGCGTCGTAGCCAAAGTCATCGAGTAA
- a CDS encoding pantothenate kinase: MILELDCGNSFIKWRVLRADGVTPVEGGVVSSDSDLLVSLSNAEKFQLEKCRLVSVRTLEETDSLVASLVDMFGVSVTRAVPAQEMAGVKNGYQDYERLGLDRWLALLGGFHLASGACLVLDFGTAITADFVAADGEHLGGFICPGMPLMRNQLRTHTRRIRYDDMAAERAHESLAPGRTTVEAVERGCMLMLRGFVLTQLELAQQYWGKDFVVFLTGGDANLVSGVVPDARVVPDLVFVGLAMACPLS, from the coding sequence ATGATTCTTGAGCTTGACTGCGGCAATAGCTTTATCAAATGGCGTGTTCTTCGTGCCGACGGGGTGACGCCGGTCGAAGGTGGCGTGGTCAGCTCCGACAGCGATCTGCTAGTGAGCCTGAGTAATGCTGAAAAGTTCCAGCTCGAGAAATGTCGTCTTGTTAGCGTGAGGACCCTGGAGGAGACTGATTCATTGGTCGCCTCTCTCGTTGATATGTTTGGGGTGTCGGTGACCCGTGCCGTGCCTGCCCAAGAAATGGCGGGGGTGAAAAACGGCTACCAGGATTACGAGCGGTTGGGGCTAGATCGATGGCTGGCCTTGCTTGGTGGGTTTCATCTTGCTTCAGGCGCGTGCCTGGTCCTTGATTTTGGCACTGCCATTACGGCTGATTTTGTGGCGGCGGACGGTGAGCACCTCGGCGGATTCATTTGTCCGGGCATGCCTTTGATGCGTAACCAATTGCGTACTCATACGCGAAGAATTCGCTATGACGATATGGCGGCCGAGCGAGCCCATGAGAGTCTCGCTCCAGGTCGGACAACTGTCGAAGCGGTCGAGCGCGGTTGCATGCTGATGCTCAGGGGGTTTGTCCTGACTCAGCTTGAGCTGGCGCAGCAATACTGGGGAAAGGATTTCGTGGTGTTTCTCACGGGTGGGGACGCCAATCTGGTTTCCGGGGTTGTTCCTGATGCCAGGGTGGTGCCCGATTTGGTTTTTGTCGGTTTGGCGATGGCCTGTCCTTTGTCTTGA
- the birA gene encoding bifunctional biotin--[acetyl-CoA-carboxylase] ligase/biotin operon repressor BirA — protein MLTLLKLLKDGRFHSGQALGAALGISRSAVWKQLQHLEAEIGLSVHKVRGRGYQLAKPLVLLDAAEIYAKGLHEWPVHVFDAIDSTNAEALRLIERGAAAPFMVLAERQIAGRGRRGRKWISPFAENLYHSLVLRIDGGMRQIEGLSLVVGLAVMHALRDMGIAEAGLKWPNDVLVGEKKIAGILLELVGDPADVCHVVLGVGINVNMQSTDEVDQQWTSMCLEAGRDFDRNELVARLGAKLEHYLRLHHASGFAAIQSEWEQYHLWQGKAVSLIAGVNKIDGIVLGIDLQGALRLKVEGVEKNFSGGELSLRLRNDS, from the coding sequence ATGCTCACGTTGCTAAAACTTCTGAAGGATGGTCGCTTTCATTCAGGGCAGGCGCTGGGTGCTGCACTGGGTATCAGCCGTAGTGCTGTGTGGAAACAATTGCAGCACTTGGAAGCAGAAATAGGGCTGTCTGTTCATAAGGTTCGAGGTAGAGGGTATCAGTTGGCTAAGCCTCTGGTGCTTTTGGATGCTGCTGAGATTTACGCAAAAGGCCTTCATGAGTGGCCTGTCCATGTCTTTGACGCTATCGACTCGACCAACGCCGAGGCGCTGCGTTTGATCGAGCGTGGGGCGGCTGCGCCTTTCATGGTTTTGGCCGAACGACAGATCGCTGGCCGTGGGCGTCGTGGTCGGAAGTGGATCAGTCCGTTTGCTGAAAACCTCTATCACAGCCTGGTGCTACGCATTGATGGCGGCATGCGGCAGATCGAAGGGCTGAGCCTGGTCGTCGGACTTGCTGTCATGCATGCCCTGCGTGATATGGGGATCGCTGAGGCGGGGCTGAAATGGCCTAACGATGTCCTGGTGGGAGAGAAAAAAATCGCCGGCATCTTGCTTGAGTTGGTGGGGGATCCTGCGGACGTTTGCCATGTTGTCCTGGGTGTGGGGATTAATGTGAATATGCAATCGACTGATGAGGTCGACCAGCAGTGGACATCCATGTGTCTTGAGGCAGGAAGGGATTTTGATCGAAATGAGCTGGTGGCACGATTGGGTGCGAAGCTTGAGCACTATCTGAGGCTTCATCACGCATCGGGGTTTGCCGCAATACAGTCGGAGTGGGAGCAATACCATCTTTGGCAGGGGAAGGCTGTCTCCCTGATTGCTGGTGTTAATAAAATTGACGGTATTGTGCTGGGCATTGATCTCCAGGGTGCGCTGCGTTTGAAGGTAGAAGGTGTGGAAAAAAACTTTAGCGGTGGTGAGCTCAGTCTGAGGTTGCGTAATGATTCTTGA